One Brassica napus cultivar Da-Ae chromosome C2, Da-Ae, whole genome shotgun sequence DNA window includes the following coding sequences:
- the LOC106380130 gene encoding oligopeptide transporter 8, giving the protein MRDNITEMRSDSESDYDPYGDDEMSIVPQVELTVPKTDDPTSPTVTFRMWVLGITACVLLSFLNQFFWYRTNPLTISSVSAQIAVVPVGHLMARVLPTRIFFEGTRWSFTMNPGPFSTKEHVLITVFANSGSGAVYASHILSAVKLYYKRRLDFIPALLVMITTQVLGFGWAGLYRKHLVEPGEMWWPSNLVQVSLFRALHEKEKRSEWGVTRNQFFVITLITSFSYYLLPGYLFTLLTTVSWLCWISPKSILVNQLGSGSAGLGIGSFGLDWSTIASYLGSPLASPFFATANIAVGYFILMYVITPLCYYLDFFNAKTFPIYSGKLFVANGQEYNVRSIINDEFRLDHKAYAETGPVHMSTFFAVTYGLGFATLTASVVHVFLFYGKDLWNQTRGALRKDKKMDIHTKIMKRNYKEVPLWWFLSIFAVNIAVIVFICVYYEKQIQLPWWGAFLACLIAIFFTPLVGVIMATTNQAPGLNIITEYIIGYAYPERPVANICFKTYGYISMSQSLTFLADLKLGSYMKIPPRTMFMAQVVGTLVAVFVYALTAWWLMAEIPNLCDTSLLPPESQWTCPTDRVFFDASVIWGLVGPRRMFGDLGEYSNINWFFLGGAIAPTLVYLATRVFPKKKWISSIHMPVLIGATAIMPPATAVNFTSWLVMAFVFGHFLFKYKTEWWQRYNYVLSGGMDAGTGFMSVLLFLALQRSDIMLDWWGNSGEGCPVAKCPTAKGVVVHGCPVF; this is encoded by the exons ATGAGAGACAACATCACAGAGATGAGATCTGATTCTGAATCGGACTATGATCCTTACGGCGACGATGAGATGAGTATAGTTCCACAAGTGGAACTAACGGTGCCTAAAACAGACGATCCAACTTCACCGACGGTTACATTCAGGATGTGGGTTTTGGGCATAACCGCTTGTGTTCTCTTGTCATTTCTCAACCAGTTCTTTTGGTACAGAACCAATCCTTTGACCATCTCATCTGTGTCGGCTCAGATTGCTGTTGTTCCCGTTGGTCATCTCATGGCTAGGGTTCTTCCGACAAGGATATTCTTCGAAGGGACGCGGTGGTCTTTCACTATGAATCCTGGCCCGTTTAGTACAAAAGAACATGTTCTTATAACCGTGTTCGCAAACTCAGGCTCTGGAGCTGTTTACGCCAGTCACATTCTTAGTGCTGTTAAGCTTTATTACAAGAGACGGCTTGATTTCATTCCTGCTTTACTCGTTATGATTACAACTCAG GTATTGGGATTCGGTTGGGCTGGTTTGTATAGGAAACATTTAGTTGAACCTGGTGAGATGTGGTGGCCAAGCAATCTCGTTCAAGTGTCACTCTTCAG AGCCTTGCATGAGAAGGAGAAGAGATCAGAATGGGGAGTTACTAGAAACCAGTTCTTCGTTATCACACTAATCACCAGCTTCTCCTACTATCTTCTCCCAGGCTACCTCTTCACTCTCTTGACCACCGTCTCTTGGTTATGTTGGATTAGCCCTAAATCGATTTTAGTAAACCAGCTCGGTTCAGGGTCAGCTGGTCTTGGTATCGGTTCCTTTGGTTTAGACTGGTCAACCATCGCTTCTTACCTCGGAAGTCCACTCGCTAGCCCGTTCTTTGCCACAGCAAACATCGCGGTCGGATACTTTATTCTGATGTACGTAATCACACCTCTATGCTACTATCTAGACTTCTTCAACGCCAAGACCTTCCCAATCTACTCAGGCAAACTCTTTGTAGCAAACGGGCAAGAATACAACGTGAGGAGCATCATCAATGACGAGTTCCGCCTTGATCACAAGGCTTATGCGGAGACAGGACCAGTCCACATGAGCACTTTCTTTGCTGTTACTTATGGGTTAGGTTTCGCTACCTTGACTGCTAGTGTTGTACATGTCTTTCTTTTCTACGGAAAAGATCTTTGGAACCAAACCAGAGGAGCTCTACGTAAGGACAAGAAGATGGATATACATACAAAGATCATGAAGAGGAACTACAAGGAGGTTCCTCTATGGTGGTTTCTGTCTATTTTCGCGGTGAATATTGCTGTGATTGTCTTCATATGTGTTTACTATGAGAAACAGATTCAGCTTCCCTGGTGGGGAGCTTTCTTGGCTTGTTTGATAGCTATATTCTTCACTCCTCTTGTTGGTGTAATCATGGCCACTACTAACCAG GCTCCAGGTTTGAATATTATCACTGAATACATCATTGGGTATGCATATCCAGAGAGACCTGTTGCTAACATATGCTTCAAGACTTACGGATACATCAGCATGTCCCAGTCGCTGACTTTCCTTGCTGATTTGAAGCTTGGTTCTTACATGAAGATCCCACCAAGAACTATGTTTATGGCACAG GTTGTGGGAACTTTAGTAGCAGTGTTCGTGTACGCATTGACAGCATGGTGGCTAATGGCCGAGATCCCAAACCTCTGCGACACATCTCTCCTTCCACCAGAAAGTCAATGGACGTGCCCAACGGATAGAGTCTTCTTCGACGCATCAGTAATATGGGGGCTTGTAGGACCAAGAAGAATGTTTGGTGATCTTGGAGAGTATTCAAACATAAACTGGTTCTTCCTAGGAGGTGCAATAGCTCCAACACTGGTCTACCTAGCCACTAGAGTCTTCCCAAAAAAGAAATGGATCTCAAGCATTCACATGCCAGTTCTGATTGGAGCCACTGCTATTATGCCACCTGCTACTGCGGTTAACTTTACAAGCTGGCTAGTAATGGCGTTTGTGTTTGGACACTTTTTGTTCAAGTACAAAACAGAATGGTGGCAGAGGTACAACTATGTTCTGTCTGGAGGGATGGATGCAGGGACTGGGTTTATGTCTGTGCTTTTGTTTCTTGCGTTGCAACGTAGTGACATAATGCTTGATTGGTGGGGAAACTCTGGTGAAGGCTGTCCTGTTGCTAAATGCCCAACTGCTAAAGGTGTGGTTGTTCATGGGTGTCCTGTTTTCTAG